The Marmota flaviventris isolate mMarFla1 chromosome 5, mMarFla1.hap1, whole genome shotgun sequence genome includes the window gctccattgctgtgggtCTATGAAGAGGCAGAGCATGATGGCAGAGAGGACATGGTGGGGCAGAATTGCTCAGCTCACTGAAggcaagaagcaaagagagagaggggagggggttaGGGACAAGGAACAGACCCCATGGGCATGCCtccaaggacccactcccttTGCTCAGGGGCTACCTCTCACAGCCtgcacctctgaacattgctgcctTGGGAACCAAGCCTTTCCCACAGGAGACTGGGGGCACAATCCAGATGCAAACCTAAGAGACATCAGTGTTGTCAAAACATTCATTCTGCATCTATTGTGATGCTCAtatgttttttcttcattctgttgatatgTAAATTACATTGcttgatttttgcatgttgaaCCCAACTTTAATTCCTATAATAAATACCACTTGGACAGATGTGTTGAACTTTTTGTATGTTCCTGGATTGcatttgttaacattttgttCAGAATATTTACAACCATGTTTGGGAAGGATCTTAGtgtatgactttattttcttgtgAGGTCCTTGTGTGGGTATATGAGGACAGTGCTTGTTTCATACAATGAGCTGggaaattttttccccctattctTTATTCTGAATGAAATTGTGTAAAATCCGTATTATCTGATTCTTGCTTGTGGGTATAATTTGCCAGCAAAGGCATCTCgttctataaatttatttttgtctgtaaGTTGTGATTTGGGggttgaacctggggtgctctatcactgagctacactcacagtatttttcagtttttatttagagacaaggttttgctacaTTGCCAAGGCTTTTCTTAAACtaagcctcagcttccccagtcactgggatttatGAAATGTacccccatgcctggcttttgtgttttttataaGTGTTTTAACTAGAAGTTTAATTGTTTGAGGAAAATATACAGAACTGTTCTTGTTATCTAATTTTTCCTGAATGTGCTTTGGCAGTTTGTGTCTTTCAGTGATTTGTTCATTTGTCTAACTTGCTGAGTTTTTGGTCGTACACAAGTTTCTATGTGTCCCTTATTATCCTTTATAGCCATTCTCTCATTCCTGATAGCTGTTTTTTgctgtcctggggattgaactcagggccttgagcacagtaagcaagcactctaccactgagctacatctccagctcattCCTGATATTTGTAATTTGTGTTTTTCGTGTTTGTTTTCTTGgtcaatttttattgatttttttttcaattaataggTTTTggtttgttgatatttttctttaattctcttgTTCTgggtttcattgatttctgcttttttccctttcttatgttgcttttggtttaatttgtttttgtagtgctggtcTACTGGCACTGAATtctctgtttctatttatttaaagtcTTTTCCCCtacttttttgttcatttggttttttaaatgaaatgtagtGACATTTAGTACATTTGCAATGTTGTACAATTATCACCTCTGTCTAGTTCCAAGATATTTTCATCACCCCTACAAAAAACCTCATAACCATTAAAACGTcacctttcatttcctttccctgTAACCCCTGGAAATTTCTAGTTCACTATCTGTCTCTTAGATTTACATCTTCAGGGTATTCCATATAAACAGTATTATAGATATCTAATAccttgtgtctggcttctttaacAAAGcacaatgttttcaaggttcactcATATTGCAGCAGGTGTCAGTACTTTATTGGTTTTTATGGTtaagtgatattccattgtacaggtacaccacattttgtttatccatttgtcaACAGTTTTCACCTCTTCCCTACTGTGTATAGTGCTTCTTACGGTTTAGATATAAGTTtttccccaaaaagctcatgtgttagacaatgcaggaatgttcagaggtgaaatgattagaatatgaGAGCTCTACCCTAATTGGTAGATCaatccattttatggattaataatttaaatggatgactgggtggtaactgtaggcagatggggcatggctggaggaggtcacCTGGGGCATGCCCTTAGGAGTTGTATTTGTCCCTAGCTCAttgctttctctccctctgcttcctggcttccaggAGCTGAGAAGGTTCCTTCTACCAcaccattctgccatgatgttctgtctcatcttgggcccaaagcaatggaattggccaacaatggactgagaccactgaaactgtgagtcccgaataaacattttctcctctaagttgttcttgtgagaTGTTCTGTTTACAGCAATGAAAACCTGACTAGCACAATGCTACATTGAACATTCATCTGCAAACATTTGTTTGAGTCCCTTATGGTTACACTTAAGAGCAGAACTGCTGTGTCATATGGTAAATCTATGTTTGACCTTTTGACAAACCATCCAACCAATTACCACAGCAACTGCACCATTTGACATTTCTACCAGCAATGCACAGTGTTCCAGctttttttcatatcttcaccaatacttgttaatttctgattttttaaaattttggccaACCTAGTAAATGTGATGCTATCTCTCATTGTGTTTTGGTTTGCAATTCCCTAGTGACTAATGATGTTTAGTATCTTTCCATGTAATGTTGATCATTTCTATGTCTTctctggagaaatgtctattcaaatttttgtccatttttaaattaaattgcttGACTTTTTGTTCTTGAATTGTAAAAGATGCTATCAGTTACATTCCATGCAATATCTATATAAAGAGATATACAATATAGAAGTATGTAGAGATATaaatagatacagatatagatacacATATTCTGGATActtagcctttattttattttatttttaataaaaagagtcCCACAGCATTTATTTTCATCTGGTAATAACATAGGTCATCAAAACAATGTGAACTAATGCTTTAGAACCATATTCCAGGCAAAGGgcagctaaatttaaaaaaaattgttgctttCTCTGTAATTTATCACTTCATTGATCATTTCTAGTTGGAGACACTTTGTAGCAGAGTAATATCATCTCCTTTTAGCATGATCCGACCCAGCTGTTTTCTTGACTTTGTTTTAGAATGAATCTCTTCTGCATCATCTAATACAAGGTTCATGTATTCATCGAAACCAATAATACAGCCCTCTATCCGCATATTCACTTGCTCATAGAGCCACACCTGAATCCGGGATCTGTTTTGCAAGTATCTGAAGATGAGGTTAATGGGCTGCACCATCACCTTCTGGACCTTCTGGCCCTGGCCACGGTATGCCATGGTGGAATCTCACAAAGACCACACGAACCAGCACGTTACCTCAGAGAGCACTTAGCCTTTATTAGATatatgatttccaaatattttcttctgtcctGTGTTATCTTTTCATTCTGTCAACAGTGTTATTTGATGTATATTCAACTTTGATAAAgtctaatttatctatttttttcttttcttagctcCATGTTTGGTGATACAGCTAAGAAATCTACTAGTTCAAGGTCTTGAATATGATCTATGAtttattctaagagttttatagttttatctgTTATATTCatccctttgtttctttttcagttaatttttctaTATGGTGCAAAGTAAtggttgaatttcatttttatttttattttttgcatttaaatgCACAGTATACttagtaccatttattgaaagaAACATTCTTTTATCATTAAATGACCTTGCCACCCTTGTTGAGAATCAATTGACCATAGTTgcaaggtttgttttgttttttactctcAATTTGATTCCAATGatctttatatttgattttagttCAGTCTGGACAGTTTTGATTTCTGTGGTTTTGTAGTAAATTTGAAATTGGTAAATGGGACTCTTCTAATTTCGTTCTTATTTTTGAAGATTGTTTTGATATTCAGCCTCCCTtgaaattccatatgaatttgaaaattagcTTTTCTATTGCAGCAAAAAAATGACTGGTGTGATTTTGACAGGTATTGCCTTGAATCTGTG containing:
- the LOC117794832 gene encoding small nuclear ribonucleoprotein E-like, translating into MAYRGQGQKVQKVMVQPINLIFRYLQNRSRIQVWLYEQVNMRIEGCIIGFDEYMNLVLDDAEEIHSKTKSRKQLGRIMLKGDDITLLQSVSN